The Nicotiana sylvestris chromosome 6, ASM39365v2, whole genome shotgun sequence genomic sequence gttcttcgatggagcaacaaactttaaaggagttggcataggagcagtcctaatatcaaaaaccggtcagcattattcgGTTTCTGCCAAActtaggttcccctgcaccaacaatatggtcaAATATGAAGCCTGTaacttggggctcaaaatggccattgacatgaatgttcaagagctgctagtgattggagattcagaatTGCTTGTAAATCAGGTACGAGGCGAATGGACAACCAAAAACTCCAAGATACTACTGTATCTACATCACGtacaggaattaagaaagaggttcacgaagacagaattccagcacgttcctagagtccagaatggGTTCACCGATGCAttagctaccctatcatctatgatacagcatctaGACATGAATtttattgatcccattctggtgaaaatccataatcagccagcttattatgcccatgtcgaagaggaagcagacggaaagccttggtttcatgatatcaaggaatatttggcaaaatgaGA encodes the following:
- the LOC138870186 gene encoding uncharacterized protein, producing MYFLDEEVSFIGEDIAESYNGWRMFFDGATNFKGVGIGAVLISKTGQHYSVSAKLRFPCTNNMVKYEACNLGLKMAIDMNVQELLVIGDSELLVNQVRGEWTTKNSKILLYLHHVQELRKRFTKTEFQHVPRVQNGFTDALATLSSMIQHLDMNFIDPILVKIHNQPAYYAHVEEEADGKPWFHDIKEYLAK